The following are encoded together in the Verrucomicrobiota bacterium genome:
- a CDS encoding histidine phosphatase family protein has product MLANRLKCWWLFGLLLSSLMATAQPARIIVIRHAEKPENSEDAHLSEAGRVRARKLVKWLSQGAALGTNGTPTALYAAQPTRNGHSIRCVETLEPLANQLQCHLRTPYLASEYESLAADILRDKSLQGKNIVICWTHDYLPQLAVSLGINKSLKWRSEDFESAYIITFAKGKAALKIKRQELAD; this is encoded by the coding sequence ATGTTGGCAAACCGTTTGAAATGCTGGTGGCTGTTTGGGCTGTTGCTCAGCAGCTTGATGGCCACGGCGCAACCTGCGCGGATCATCGTCATTCGCCACGCGGAAAAACCGGAGAATTCAGAGGATGCACACCTTTCCGAGGCCGGCCGAGTTCGGGCGCGCAAGCTGGTCAAGTGGCTGAGCCAGGGAGCCGCGCTGGGCACCAATGGAACCCCCACGGCCCTGTATGCCGCCCAGCCCACTCGCAACGGGCACAGTATTCGTTGCGTGGAAACGCTCGAACCGCTGGCCAACCAGCTTCAGTGTCACCTGCGGACGCCTTACCTCGCGTCTGAATATGAGTCGCTGGCGGCGGACATCCTGCGCGACAAATCGTTGCAGGGGAAAAATATTGTGATCTGCTGGACCCACGATTACCTGCCCCAACTGGCCGTTAGCCTCGGGATAAATAAATCACTCAAATGGCGCAGCGAGGATTTTGAAAGCGCCTATATTATCACGTTCGCGAAAGGCAAAGCCGCGTTAAAAATCAAGCGTCAGGAATTGGCGGATTAG
- a CDS encoding NPCBM/NEW2 domain-containing protein, whose amino-acid sequence MHNSDPRRRHRVAILSGLIFIGILTLNNQAADTTHHDAKDSSAHKASWADSMATLRAKHLSSFPKGTEPSVPGFQPYNSGPISGKSAAQRVIINVTGQKVLRLLTTLDKSPANCNIWGEPKLIAKDGTETKLTDLKPSRITVGWGKLLLNTNWQGHPLRIGDQTFAYGLWVHANSELQYDLEGKYERFETFIGEDKERADGMVQFTVLGDEARAPEFWNTLAREYPVQSSWLKEAVRADGIQTWVARRETAVFEQDLIRTALKQLSPSDPPYRKELDTLTQTGTPPGSPRWLELFAQICRYRECAMLLHSLNTEGAHATLEKELDTLAMDHAVEADPRWMVLRQRLIQAAELDRQFATLKHDLGQRATFDKYAAETYRPEALIHTGDRDPADIVLRRTQALLTDLQKRSATPRLRTFEANLTRLQHAAATTPITATPARRALFDDACALRRELAFANPLLDFDQLVFIKRHRAIYEHMCDQFYGICANPGGGLYVLSNAFGANPQVRDVLAAATVGNGRLKGQTLAGGPVVPPRLAYNGTGTLTGGPAEGGSFLSPSLSYDARQLLFAYVECQGEMTHRAHTDPTRGHWDESRCYHIFKVNLNGTDLQQITDGTWNDFDPCWLPNGRVAFISERRGGYLRCGRVCPLYNLYDMAADGSDINCLSFHESNEWNPSVTHDGRIVYTRWDYVDRHGCTAHAPWITRLDGTDSRGLHGNFAPRQSRPDMELSVRAIPGSSKFTATAAPHHGQAFGSLVMVDPRVADDDGMGPVKRITPDVGFPESQGGRQVYGTPWPLSEDYYLCVYDDTMIGTAAKKHGGGDYGIYLVDSFGNKELIYRDPDIGCLSPIPLRPTPKPMVAVSTLAANEPIRKAISPGAPGEATMAVINVYDSLKAWPESTKIKALRVFQLLPMSVPSGSPPHQTGKRLTEAGDSVVPARWVLGTVPVEADGSACFTVPAYREVFFQALDERGLAVQSMRSATYAREGEQLLCMGCHEHKSRALTPPAEMPLALRRAPSRPQPDVDGSNPFSYPRLVQPVLDRNCVACHAEKKTLNLAKEPIQNKWYASYNSLIKYGFTSYGNGYRTTPGKFGARASKLLELLDKGHYAVKLSEEELHRIALWLDCASLFYGVFEQAPGEAQLRGEIVRATLE is encoded by the coding sequence ATGCACAATAGCGACCCCCGGCGGCGACACCGGGTTGCCATTCTGTCGGGCTTGATATTCATTGGCATCCTGACTTTAAACAATCAAGCTGCCGATACGACGCACCACGATGCTAAAGATTCGTCCGCCCATAAGGCCAGTTGGGCGGACAGCATGGCCACCCTGCGAGCCAAGCACCTGTCTTCATTCCCTAAAGGCACCGAACCTAGTGTGCCAGGATTCCAGCCATACAACAGCGGACCCATTTCCGGCAAGAGCGCGGCGCAACGGGTAATCATTAATGTCACCGGCCAAAAAGTGCTTCGGCTATTGACCACCCTCGATAAGTCACCGGCAAACTGTAACATTTGGGGCGAACCCAAGCTGATCGCCAAAGATGGCACTGAAACCAAATTGACCGACCTGAAACCAAGCCGGATCACGGTCGGTTGGGGCAAGCTGTTGTTGAATACCAATTGGCAGGGACACCCACTACGGATTGGTGACCAAACCTTTGCTTACGGTCTGTGGGTTCACGCCAATAGTGAATTGCAATACGATCTGGAGGGCAAGTATGAGCGGTTTGAGACATTCATCGGCGAGGACAAGGAGCGGGCCGATGGCATGGTGCAATTCACCGTACTCGGCGACGAAGCGCGAGCGCCTGAATTCTGGAACACCCTCGCACGGGAGTACCCGGTACAATCAAGTTGGCTGAAAGAGGCGGTGCGGGCGGATGGCATCCAGACTTGGGTTGCGCGGCGTGAAACCGCCGTTTTTGAGCAAGACCTGATTCGCACGGCGCTAAAACAACTCAGCCCGAGTGACCCACCGTATCGCAAGGAGTTGGATACGCTGACCCAAACCGGCACACCGCCCGGCAGCCCGCGTTGGCTGGAACTCTTTGCGCAAATCTGCCGCTATCGGGAATGTGCCATGCTGCTGCATTCGCTCAATACAGAGGGGGCACACGCGACGCTGGAAAAGGAATTGGACACCCTCGCCATGGACCACGCGGTGGAGGCGGACCCGCGCTGGATGGTGCTCCGCCAGCGGTTGATCCAGGCGGCGGAACTGGACCGCCAGTTTGCCACGTTAAAACATGACCTGGGCCAACGCGCCACATTTGACAAATATGCAGCCGAGACTTATCGGCCGGAGGCGTTGATTCATACGGGCGACCGCGATCCCGCAGATATTGTACTGCGCCGCACCCAGGCGTTGCTGACCGATCTGCAGAAGCGAAGCGCGACGCCCCGGCTGCGAACCTTTGAGGCCAACCTGACCCGGCTGCAACACGCGGCGGCCACCACGCCAATCACGGCGACGCCGGCCCGGCGCGCGTTGTTTGATGACGCGTGCGCGCTGCGGCGCGAGCTTGCGTTTGCCAATCCGCTGCTGGATTTTGATCAATTGGTGTTTATCAAGCGGCACCGGGCAATTTATGAACACATGTGCGACCAGTTTTACGGCATCTGCGCCAATCCGGGCGGCGGATTATACGTCTTAAGCAATGCGTTTGGCGCCAACCCACAGGTGCGGGATGTGCTGGCGGCAGCGACGGTGGGCAATGGCCGATTGAAGGGACAGACACTGGCTGGCGGACCGGTCGTGCCACCCCGCCTTGCCTATAACGGGACAGGCACGCTGACGGGCGGACCCGCCGAGGGCGGCTCCTTCCTCTCGCCCAGTCTTTCGTACGACGCCCGCCAGCTTCTGTTTGCCTATGTCGAGTGCCAGGGCGAAATGACCCACCGTGCGCATACGGATCCGACGCGCGGCCACTGGGACGAAAGCCGGTGCTATCACATATTTAAAGTCAATCTGAACGGCACCGACTTGCAACAGATCACCGACGGCACCTGGAATGACTTTGACCCGTGCTGGCTGCCGAACGGACGCGTGGCGTTCATCAGCGAGCGGCGCGGCGGGTACCTGCGGTGCGGACGGGTATGCCCGCTTTACAATTTGTACGACATGGCGGCGGATGGCAGCGATATCAACTGCCTGAGTTTTCATGAAAGCAACGAGTGGAACCCGAGCGTCACGCATGACGGGCGCATCGTTTATACGCGTTGGGATTATGTGGACCGACATGGTTGCACGGCGCACGCGCCCTGGATCACCCGGCTGGACGGCACGGACTCGCGCGGGTTGCACGGGAATTTCGCGCCGCGCCAAAGCCGTCCGGACATGGAGCTTTCCGTCCGCGCGATTCCGGGCTCTTCAAAATTCACAGCGACAGCGGCGCCACATCACGGGCAGGCGTTTGGCTCGTTGGTGATGGTGGATCCGCGGGTGGCGGATGATGACGGCATGGGGCCGGTGAAACGGATCACACCGGATGTCGGTTTTCCGGAAAGCCAGGGCGGGCGACAGGTGTACGGCACCCCCTGGCCACTCAGCGAAGATTATTATCTTTGCGTGTATGATGACACGATGATCGGCACCGCCGCCAAAAAGCATGGGGGCGGAGATTACGGAATTTATCTGGTGGACAGCTTCGGCAACAAAGAACTCATTTATCGCGATCCAGACATCGGCTGCCTGAGCCCCATTCCGCTGCGGCCCACCCCCAAACCCATGGTTGCCGTCTCCACGCTGGCCGCCAATGAACCGATTCGCAAAGCCATCAGCCCCGGCGCGCCGGGCGAAGCCACGATGGCGGTGATCAATGTGTATGACAGTCTCAAAGCCTGGCCCGAGAGCACCAAAATCAAGGCGTTGCGCGTCTTCCAATTGCTGCCGATGTCCGTGCCGTCCGGCAGTCCGCCGCACCAGACCGGCAAACGGCTCACGGAAGCGGGGGATTCGGTGGTGCCGGCCCGCTGGGTATTGGGAACCGTGCCCGTGGAAGCGGACGGCAGCGCCTGCTTCACCGTCCCGGCGTATCGCGAGGTGTTTTTTCAGGCGCTTGATGAACGCGGCCTGGCGGTGCAGTCCATGCGCTCGGCAACGTATGCGCGGGAGGGCGAGCAATTGCTTTGCATGGGTTGCCACGAACACAAGTCGCGCGCGCTCACCCCGCCCGCAGAAATGCCATTGGCGTTGCGGCGCGCGCCATCGCGCCCACAGCCCGACGTGGATGGCTCGAATCCGTTCAGCTACCCGCGCCTGGTGCAACCGGTGCTGGATCGGAATTGCGTGGCCTGCCACGCGGAAAAGAAAACGTTGAACCTGGCCAAAGAACCCATTCAGAACAAGTGGTACGCCTCGTATAACAGCCTGATCAAATACGGCTTCACCAGTTATGGCAACGGGTACCGTACCACGCCCGGAAAATTCGGCGCACGCGCCTCGAAGCTGCTGGAACTCCTAGACAAAGGTCATTATGCGGTGAAGCTCTCCGAAGAAGAGTTGCACCGGATCGCGCTGTGGCTCGATTGCGCCTCGCTCTTTTACGGTGTGTTTGAGCAGGCCCCCGGCGAAGCGCAACTGCGAGGCGAGATTGTGCGCGCCACGCTGGAATAG